The DNA segment TCCAAGAACCAGGGTTTGACCCCAAGACCTCTGACTTGGTATTATAGCCAAACCAAGTCAGACCCAGTTAGGGTCGAGGTTGACTTGGGTCCGGCCTTGAAAACAATCCTCACCCAACTCGATTTGGGGTGGTGATGTCGAACCAATTTAATTTCTCTTAAaaaggaagtaaaaaaaaaaaatatcaaattctgTCTTGATGGAAGACCACAATATTATCTATATAAAGATTAAAGTCTATCAAACAAGAATAAAAGATTATTCTTGAATATTATCTTCTTTCAAGAGAGTTTGTAGATGGAAGATCTATATGTTAAAACTTTTATGAAAATAGAATCGAGAGGAAGAACAGTGCTTCATGTTGCCTTGATTCAATATTTGTAATTACTGTCCCAAGGAAGAACAGTGCTTTTCTGGTAAATGGAAGGTGTTACCTACTTGTGTTTAGGATGACCTGAGGCTATTTGCAATCCATCTCATTGCAGGTTTACAAGGGTTGGATGTTTACAGATCCATCGAAACTGACTGAGAACAGCTGGAAGTGAATTTAACATATTTAATAGACTAGTATTCATGCATTACACCAATGGCTGATAGCCTAAACAAATCAAAGCTGACAGCTTGAACATGAATCACAAGAACAATTGAAAAGCTTTTCATGTCCATTTGCTCCAAAAGAATTGCATCACAAGTTCACTGTTCGATGAAGAGAAGGCCACAAGAACGGATTGCAATCCACAAACATCACCATTTCAGCTTAGCAGGGAAGTACTGCAACAGAGATTGCATGGTTTtagtatgatgatgatgatgatgatgatgattctcCACCTTCCTTCTCTCTTCCAGACAAGAGAAGTAAATGGTGAGGTTTAAGAAGACATATGGAGATGCAAACCTTTTCGATGAGTGACATGTAGTATGGCTTCACTTTGTCAACATCTATTCTGACTTTGCTCTTGCTGTAAAGGTCATATTTGCTGCAACAGATTGGACCACAATATTAGCATTCAGGATGAATGAGCACTGAAAGGAATGATCGATGGAGAATGACAAGTCTTACTTGAATATATGAAGCCACTTGAGATTCTCTTTGTCCTCCTCATTCATGAGGTATTGATAGGCACCATGCTTGTGCAGAGCTGAGGCGTAACGCAATAGTTTGGAATTCAGCATAACAAAGTGAGCTCAAGATTCAGGTCATGAGATCTTCGGCTAAAAGCTCTTAGACTTACGGTAAAACGAATGGTAACGGATTATAAAAAGACCAGCCGAGGGCAAAGtgcttttgttctccttagccacCTGCGATTGACAAACCgaataatttcatatcatactaagttaaataaaaagaaaatggaaGGCATTGCTCGAGAACAGACCAAGTACATATAATCATCATGCCCCCATGACATCAATACATTGTTAAGTCCACATCCCTCTGAATAAACTCCAAACTTGGTATTGAATTTAGGATTGTGGCCATCAGGGTTTTCCTTGAAATGCTGTTGCAATCAAGACAAATTTTAGAACAAAAGAGTGGGATGACTTTTTCCTAACAATTCATAGCGTAGTTCGAAACCTTATGATGAACATTGCATTCATCGAAAGCACAGCCAACAGGGAATGTGTCACCTGAAAGTTGTTTCATTATCGATGATATCGTCATTGTGAGTAATTCGAGTAGCAAAAGGTTTCTTCTTGGTAAAAACAAAAGAATAAGATTTATGATGCATACCAACAACGGCCCAttgcggaagttcgccaaagctgCGATGGAGAAGCACCTTCCCAAgatctgattcccaaaaagaaagACATTTCCTCAGATCCTACTCTTATTCAAGAACACCATCTTATCATAGAGTTGCACAGAAGTAATTTAACAAAATATTGAAGGTTATACTCATCGATTGAATCGAGTAGAGAAGTGGCAAGCAATTGTTTTTGAAACCACAAGAAGTAGAAAGAAATTGTGAACAGGTAAAAATTAGGAGCATGTAGGATAAATTCAACAGTTGAACAAGAGAAATTATACCAAAACCACAGAACTGTAATTGGTCAAATAATTCACATCAATGAAGGATTATTAGcacatgagtttcgctaaccatgAATTAAGCCTGTCAAGTGAAGCCAATCCTCATTAGGATAGTCCTTCCTAATTGCTTCAGCAGTCTGTAACAAGTGCTCGATCTGAGGTtcatcaagatcaggatcactctCGTCAACAAACCCATTGAGCAATTCAATGCACTCCCAAATGCTCATCTCCACCCTATCCAACTTGCCATACTTCTCTCTCATTCCCTTGACCTAAGCATCAATACGCAACTTCCATCAGTACCAAGAGCAAATAATCAGGGCAATTGTGTCATAACCAAAGATCAGTGCCACAACATACGAAATCATAGGTTTGATGAATATGATTCATCCGATAGAACTCTTCCACCGTCTTCTGCCTCTCAGACTCTGCATTGTAATCTCTGCAAATCAACACAGCCGACACTAATCAGAATCCAGTGATATAAATCCCTGCAAATGATACGCATTTCGATAACCAGAATTCTATGCGATGCTACGTTTTCCTCTGAAAAGGCATTCTAGATATCAGCAAATCTTATCAGTAACCAGAAACAAACGCATCCTAATTCATAGAGAGCCAAGTGAGCCATTATGATCCAAAGAGACAAGAGTCTGTCGGTAAGAGCCTGTACCTGAATGTATTGCCAAATGAGTTGGTATCAGGCACCACAAATCCACCGTTACCCTTAGCTTCATCGGCCACTCCTGCACCAAAAGGAACACCACCCAATCAACAACAGAGTCGAACAATAACACACAATGCATttcgaaaagaagacacaaatagCCAATCCATCAGCCAAaacgaaaagaaaaagaaaagttacCTGTTTTGGGCTGCTCGACGAGGATGGTCATCTTCTCCAAGAACTCAACACACGCAAGAGACAACGCGTTGCCATCTGGGTGAACGAGAAGAGGGTTTTTATAGGGAGGGAGGAGAAAGCTGTGCCATTGCGGTGATGGTGCAGAGAACAAACCGATCGAAGACAAAGATTTGTTGCGTTCGTAAACGATCGAGGCTGCGTGTCCGTGAGTCAGCGATGCGTGCCGAGCTTATCGACGACGACGCCTATATTTGGGCGATGTGGTTGGATTCGGCCCCTCATGACGTGGCGCCGTGTCAAGAACGGAGACCGAGTTGCTGGGCGGCTGGGGGGGAAGGGGGGATGGCGATGTGAGAGGCGAGTTCGCAATCACGATACCACGTCAATAAGCGTGACAGAAAATATCAGAGGCAGATGGATCGCCAGATATAAATCTTCAGATTCGTGCCTGCTTGAAGTATCTGAGATTGGATCGAAGATTACTGTAGTAGTTGGTGGCATGCAAGCTTCAATTCCAACTTTTTGTTGTTGCATGAAGAAGGTGAAGCGATCCGACCAGATCCACTTTTAGACGAATATGAACAGCGATCTCGATCTTTAGCATTGATCAGATTACGGTGCGTAGATTGATAGTTTAGTCAAACGATTTAATTGATAGAAGCAATCATGGAGACAATGTAGATCTCTATTTACATCAGAACATCCAACGCACGAAATTATTAGAACAGCAGAAGACAAGCAGAGCATCAGAAAAAACATGATTTTTCTTCGTTGGTTTCATTCAACAAACAATTGGCATCTTTGAATTTAAGTAGGTTGATGAACAAGTGTCAACACAATCACAAGTCAACTGATGAGAAAAGGCTTCTTTTTGCACCATGCGATTCAAAAGAGTCACTGGATCTGTAGATAACTGTGTCATCAATACTTACTGAAATCGCATCCCTGGTGAAGCAAAGCTGCGGTTTGGGACACAGCAGACTCATTTTGATAATAGCTGGTGGTGATTCCTGCAGAAGACAATTCTGAGTCATCATTTTGACGACGGTTCGTAGTCGTCGTTGAGGAAGATAACTCGACCGAATCATCACAGTTTGTGCGAATTTCGGATGTGTCATGGATCTGGGTGGTGCCAGAAAAAAGCTCCAGTGCCAGGCATTCCTTCAACTGCATCACCACTTCACTCATGGTTGGCCTCTCAATGGAGGTAGGCAGCGTACACTTCATTGCTATTTCTGCAGCCATTGAAACTGAGTTAGCATCATATTCACCTTGCATTCTGTCATCTATCACAGCGTTGATGTCTCCCGATGCAAGTATCCAGTGAACGAGTTGCCCCCTATCTGGATTTCTCAATATAGCAGGAAGACCTGTGATCAACTCCAAGAGAACCACCCCAAAACTATATACATCACTTTTCTCGGTCAGCTTGCAACTGAAAAAGTAACTGCAAAAACAAAAAATTGCATCAGCATAGGCTTTCTTTTGAACTGCTTAATATGTTTAAAGAATGCAATCACTAAGGAAGTTGATGGACTCATCCACTTGAATGGTTTGGCTTTCAGAATCCATCACCGACCTTAATGAAGGAAAATGTAAAAAAGATGGAACGCCTAGTGCTTCATCCCACCACTACTACATAATTCCTGAAATCCAGTGTACATAATTCATGCTGCTCAGACTTGGCAAGTGAAATAAGATCATACTCTGGATCAAGATATCCCATGGTGCCAACCACAGCAGTTGATACATGAGTTTGGTCACCTTGGAAAATCCTGGACACCCCAAAGTCGGATATTTTGGCCTCTCCTTTGTGGTTGAGAAGGATGTTGGAAGGCTTCACATCCCTGTGGATTATAGGCGGCTTGCATCCACTATGAAGATATTCCAGGCCTGTAAAAGAAACTCCCAATCTGAGAACAAGATGAGAGGATTTGTGAATGTAAATCGAAGTGAGTGCATCTCATACAAACCTTGGGCAGCCTCAATTGCAATTTGGAGTCTCTGAATCCAGTTTAAGATTCTGGTGGTACTACTTTTACCTACAAAGATATATTACCAAGGAAATACTATTTGCAGAGACTTAGATTTGTGAAAAAAGATATTAGCTACTTCATAGAATAAGCATGAAGGCATTGATCAATTCCCAAAACTCCAAGTATTCCAAAACTGTGGTCAATGAGGAGAAAACTTGACCCTACTTTGGTTTAATCTTGTGCATTAGGAGAAGGCAGAGACAAAATTATAAATTCCTAGAAATGATCATGGAACAACAAATTAAGTCGAAGGAATTTCCTTAAAATATAATGTGCTTCATTTGCTTACAAGCAAGGAATATGACCACAAAAAATATAAAGTCGAAGGAATCTTATGTTAATATTATCCCCAGATATATATGCAAAAAGAATGTTTGCAGTAACAATGTGACCACAAAAAATAAGAAGCAACAACAGTGATGGTCAATCTACATTGATATCTGAAAGCTGTATCACATGGGATCGGTATGTCAATTTGTAACCCAGTTAACAGACAAGACACTCGATGCCCACAGCGAGTGAGCCTTTATGTTGGGCCCACCATGATTCCTCAGCCTTGATCTGTGTTGCTATCTAATAGTCAGTGGACATTACTCTTGACAAACTGCTATGTGTAAACAAGATAAGACCATGTTACTCTTGCTGATGGAAGGAGTTCATGTCCTGCCCACAATCCCTCATCCATTCAATACACCTTGGCCCATAAGTGTATATAGACCTGCGGCTAGAACAACACTCTCCCCCAGTGACAACCAGGAGTCAGTTTTTATCTGTTCAAGCAGAGAACCCCTCCTATAAATGGACGATCTTTCACTCTGATGAAAGAATGCTGACAACCCCATTTGCATCTACACCCTTTCTTTATATTGTTAACCTCTTTTCCTAATTTACCTTGCTTAAGCATAAGAGTGGACCCACAGGGGCGCACTTCAGAGTTCCCATAGTCGTCGTGTCTTGTAGAAACTTCCTCCTCTTAGGTGTCTCTTCCGTTCATCTCAGGAGGCTATGTGCTACACAGTGTCTTCTCGGCCAGTCAGTTGATCTCCTTAACTTAAAGAAGTGACATACAAAAACAAATGTCTTTTAAAGTAGCAAACTCAATTGGATTCTCTGTCTCATTTTcagaataattttaatatacTCCTAGAAGGAACCGATCCCATTCAGAAAGTTTAATGCTGCTAATTTAGTTTGGAGAAAAATTGTGTGCTGGTAAATACTACTATGTTATTGTTTCATGTCTTTTCTCTGTTTATCTTTCCTTCTAACCTTTTCTGGTGTCTGCTAGGTTGAGTTGGGGTGTTTAGTCCCCTTATTTTGGATATTTCTTGTCATTTTACATATTCAGATCAAACGAATTTGGACGAAATTCATTAtctcaaaaagagaaaaacaatcaaaattttcttccgaTGCTAGTGATGGTCTTTCACTATATCTACAGGTTGAGTTGTGGTAATTAGTCCCTttcagtttgcttttcatttttttctttacatATTCATATAAGATGAATTTGGGCTTAAATCCATTTCtctcaaaaagaaaaaatgaCGCCAACACAATCTTCCCAGATTAAAAGATTGTTCTCAGTGCCTCATATAGCAGCTGACTGAATAATTGAATAGTCAAGCTTTATAAGTTGAATCTGGTTGCCAAAGGAAAATGTAGATTGATACTTCAAGTTACCTCGAAGATGATCCTCAAGACTTCCTTGGGCCATATACTCGTAGACAAGCGCTAGATAGTTGCCATCTTCACAATATCCAACCAAAGACACAAGATTCTTATGATGTATCCTTGTCAAGAGTTCTCCCTGAAAACCACAGTTAATTAAATTCTTGTATAGGATTACAGAAAACCAATTAGCAACTAACCATAATAGGATTGCGTGTATTGCATAGACTATTAGTGTTTAATATTTAAATcttcaaaggaaaaaaaactaCCTCAGCTTGAAACTCGTTTATCCCCTGCGATGATGATTGAGAATTCACCTTGACAGCAACTTGAGTTCCATCTTGTAATTCACCAAGGTAAACTATCCCAAATCCTCCTTTACCAATGGCATGCTGAAAGCTTTTGGTAATAACCACAAGATCTTCAAATGTGAATTGTCTACTTTTTAATTCAAATAGCTCATTTTTATCTTTTAGATGTCCTCTGGAGTGACCTTCCTTCTGTGGCTTCAAAGAACCTGATGCCATATCAACTAAGTTAAATTGAAAAATGCAACAACTAAACTTGATTATTCATATTTATAGCAACAAGTCTTGTTAGTATTTCAAAGGCTGAGATCATTAAGTGGAAAATTGGTATGGGAAAAGCACCATGTCGAAAAGAAATTGTTGCCTTAGTAGAAAAACAATGATGAGACAGAGAACATGTGACAAATTGGAAAAGCATTAGAAACTTGAGCCAATGATCATCTCTGTTATAACAATCTCCCAAACCAATGAATAAGAAAGTTCTCAAGGGCTTGGATTTGAAAGTGCAAGTTATATCTGACTGTGCTAGAGCTGTGCTAGAATAAGAAAGTTCTCAATGATCATCTCTGTTATGCATGTGAATTGGCACCATGTCATTGTTGGATGACCTACCTATATTTACTTGTTATCTACCTGCTTGCTTCCGCCTAATTTTCCACATACATGCTGCCACCATCAGCAGGAATGCTGCTGCAATTACCACTATAACAATGATGATGGTGACTGATAACTTCCGTTGACTCTGACATGAATTGCTTCCATAACAAAGACCAGAATTGCCCCCAATTCTAGCACAATGACAAATCCcagattttaataataataaattttggaAAAATAAATTGTCAACCTTAGCACAATATCAAACATGAATAAAGAGAAATATACTGTGATTTAAGAAGAGTACAAGAAGTCGATGGTTCTAGAAAAGATAACAAACCTTAATATAAGAGACTGGTTTTCTGATCTTATTTGAAGAAGAGTAGGAACCGGCCCTTTCAGTTGGTTGTTCGACAAGTCTCTTGCAAAAGAAAAACAGTGTTGCGCCATCAGATAATTTGATTATCCAATTGCTAAGACTTCAAAGCCAATTTTGGCACTTACAGTTCTTGTAGAAAATGTAATTCTCCAAGTGCTTCAGGTATTTCTCCTGACAGATTATTATTTGCTAAGTTCCTGCAGTGAAAGTTCAATCATATTGATATTTGTCAACACTAATAGCTTTTTTTTGGTGTCTCATGGATTTTCATACTTCGACAAACAACATCAGGAAAGAAGTTCAAAAATGCATTGAGATGTGCCAGAGTGATGAATCATCATGCCCAAGAATTATTCTTAATTTTAGTTATGTGAAAGCCAAAAGAAAGACCTCCATTTCATCAGAGAGGAATATATGGGGTGGTTTAAATTCATGAATTAGTCTGTGCATAACCTAGAACCATTACTTAATGTGGTCAAATGATAAGCATAAAATCTTGTACTCTTCCAGTCAGGCAGTCCAAAGAGACGAAATGAATAAGGTTTCTTTATTAAGTTATGAGGCATAAATCTGGTTCCCAGGCCATTTATTTCTTTGTCCAAGGAATAAGTAAGTGTCCTAAATTCTGAAATTGTTGCTTCAAGCTTGTGTGCCAGTTCTGCATGGAGATGTTCAGATAATCATGAGAATGTGAATTCAATTCTAATTATTACACTTAATAGCAACTTAAACCACCTCACATGTGGctaaaagaactttaatgattCTTTTATGCATGTCAATATGAAATTAAAAATTCTGGACTCCGTTAGTGATGTTCCTTAAGAGGGACACAACCAGAGGTGCTCCATGATTGCCTCCTTGTAGATGTGCATAGTGAGTCAACCTATTTGATGTAAATAACAGTTATACCGTTGAGACACCTTTAAGTGGAAAGAAGTAAGCTTTATCTTCACATCATCATAAGTCTACACAATCGAAACACTATTCTGCATGAGAGAGCCAAATTGTAGGATCAACCATTCTCAATTTGGAAAATTCAATATGCTATGAAGCTCATTTGCCTCAACTAATACATCTATAGGATCCATTTTGCAACCTACTGATGATGCTTGACAAGACATTGTCAATTGCAAGATCATGACAACAAAAACCAACCACTAAATATTATTTGGGTAATAACCTATGGCAACATTATCTTTCTATGACATTTTGAAGATGCTAAAGCCTGATGAGCAAATTCCTCTTATATAAAGGTACCCTTAATTGATGATCCAAGTATACTTCTCGAGTCTGCTGAAAAAAAATGCCTACATGATCTCCTCATAAAGATTCCTCAAAAAGACAAAGGCTTCACGATGTGGAAATAAGGCTAAGCAACCATtctcaataaaaaaattcttcAGTTACAAACACAGTGGAAAATTCATCCATCCTAGGGCACAGcagctccccatttgtatttcctcGCCAGGAAATATAGCTGACAGCTTTCATAAATGAAGTAAAACACCCTGATCCACTACGTTCTACTCATCAATGTGAATCATCAAGTCAAATAGTGTCCCATGCCAGGTGTCCATGATAGATGGCTTTAGCTGTCCATCAGAAGCTCTCCCACCTGTTTGATGTTTGCCCTGTTGTCATTCACCAACCAAATGGCATAGAACTTCCACAACTGCATTGAAGACCTTCAACATAATAGGTCTTGGAATCTTGCTAATGCATCTACTAATTTATGGAAGACAATGGTATATTTGCAGTAGATGAAGAAGTCCTAACATCAATTATTATGATACCAATAGTGCCCCACTTGAAATTCTTGAgaaactgcaaatctccttaatgtcGCCAGTTTCATTTTTAAACCTCAGCAAATGCTATCAAATGCTCATAGCAGAAAGAAAAATCCGGACAAGAAAGGCCGACAGCGGCATACCAGATAAAGATTTTAATGAAATCAATAAAGCCTGGGTCAGATACCTCCTATTAACAAAGTATCCAGGCCGTTTTCCTAATATAATATAGTCTCAAAAGGAGAAATGAGAGTGGAACTAAGGAAAATTGAGAAGGGAGGCTTAGTTGGCTCCTTAAACATGCATAAAGATGATTTGATGAAAATGGCATCCCTTTCTTTTTCTAAAAGAGGAACATGATTTTTTATATATGCATAGGAATTATTGAAATAAGTGTAACAGTACACGAAGTAGTAACTCGCATATCACATGCTACATGATCTCCAATAACTCCTAATCTAACCATTCAAGTGGTATCATTTTACGAGGTATGCATAATTGTCAGAAAACACAAGCAAAACATATAACATAACAGAAATTCTTTAAACTGTTTTTAAGTTACATCAGTTCTCAAAATAAGTGCTGAGGTGGATAAGGCTCTGAACACCTAACTGAGCACATGAAATGAGCAACCTTATGCTGCAAGACTGCAAGTCTGTATCGCAAAGGGAAGAAATAATTATTGTTCTACATTTGCATTTCAACTATCATATACTTACAAGTATATCAAAGCTCCAAGCTTCGCAAAAGAAGCAGCAATTTTTCCAGACAATCCATAATCAGCCAAGCTACTGCAGATATACCAATAAGAATATTATATAAGTAATAGTAATACTATGGATTTTCTCATGTATATGATGATTATTATCTATGCCACATACAGATTTACAATTCTTCGTGACATGGAGCTATCGTAACTGCAACCCAGTCCTTCCCAAGTGTAATTTCTTGTACTACACGGATCCCCTATCCAATTTTTCTCTATGTGGTATGTTTTCTTCACATCCGTGATTGCATCAACTGATCccacaaggaaaaaaaaatagaaacttaaaaAA comes from the Musa acuminata AAA Group cultivar baxijiao chromosome BXJ1-10, Cavendish_Baxijiao_AAA, whole genome shotgun sequence genome and includes:
- the LOC103969950 gene encoding probable LRR receptor-like serine/threonine-protein kinase At1g05700 isoform X8; amino-acid sequence: MATKILFFFWCIFAAAILVQGQPDAVQNTNLRSFSDNTRNCYTLKPVLQGNKYMIRAAFMYGNYDGKNRIPRFNIYIGANLWDTFKFETASAVYGAETMIVASADFISVCLVGIGDGAPFISSLALRFLGGLYSVLNTSNFLFNPVRYDLGSVTNRSIRYPFDHYDRMWTPDNRLPSKSSLLSRNTSSNISSSQDDGFRVPIRVMRTFVTPSNGSNINIPWDMTPDPTIQQHIVLHLAEIQLLRSNESRIFDIFLNEKLWYGAFSPRYLQTDHIFTTEPINQRSNMIRISKAANSTLPPILNAIEVYQVKSFSELATDNGDVDAITDVKKTYHIEKNWIGDPCSTRNYTWEGLGCSYDSSMSRRIVNLSLADYGLSGKIAASFAKLGALIYLNLANNNLSGEIPEALGELHFLQELDLSNNQLKGPVPTLLQIRSENQSLILRIGGNSGLCYGSNSCQSQRKLSVTIIIVIVVIAAAFLLMVAACMWKIRRKQAGSLKPQKEGHSRGHLKDKNELFELKSRQFTFEDLVVITKSFQHAIGKGGFGIVYLGELQDGTQVAVKVNSQSSSQGINEFQAEGELLTRIHHKNLVSLVGYCEDGNYLALVYEYMAQGSLEDHLRGKSSTTRILNWIQRLQIAIEAAQGLEYLHSGCKPPIIHRDVKPSNILLNHKGEAKISDFGVSRIFQGDQTHVSTAVVGTMGYLDPDYFFSCKLTEKSDVYSFGVVLLELITGLPAILRNPDRGQLVHWILASGDINAVIDDRMQGEYDANSVSMAAEIAMKCTLPTSIERPTMSEVVMQLKECLALELFSGTTQIHDTSEIRTNCDDSVELSSSTTTTNRRQNDDSELSSAGITTSYYQNESAVSQTAALLHQGCDFSKY
- the LOC103969950 gene encoding probable LRR receptor-like serine/threonine-protein kinase At1g05700 isoform X6, coding for MATKILFFFWCIFAAAILVQGQPGENHNISSDYLPNADAVQNTNLRSFSDNTRNCYTLKPVLQGNKYMIRAAFMYGNYDGKNRIPRFNIYIGANLWDTFKFETASAVYGAETMIVASADFISVCLVGIGDGAPFISSLALRFLGGLYSVLNTSNFLFNPVRYDLGSVTNRSIRYPFDHYDRMWTPDNRLPSKSSLLSRNTSSNISSSQDDGFRVPIRVMRTFVTPSNGSNINIPWDMTPDPTIQQHIVLHLAEIQLLRSNESRIFDIFLNEKLWYGAFSPRYLQTDHIFTTEPINQRSNMIRISKAANSTLPPILNAIEVYQVKSFSELATDNGDVDAITDVKKTYHIEKNWIGDPCSTRNYTWEGLGCSYDSSMSRRIVNLSLADYGLSGKIAASFAKLGALIYLNLANNNLSGEIPEALGELHFLQELDLSNNQLKGPVPTLLQIRSENQSLILRIGGNSGLCYGSNSCQSQRKLSVTIIIVIVVIAAAFLLMVAACMWKIRRKQAGSLKPQKEGHSRGHLKDKNELFELKSRQFTFEDLVVITKSFQHAIGKGGFGIVYLGELQDGTQVAVKVNSQSSSQGINEFQAEGELLTRIHHKNLVSLVGYCEDGNYLALVYEYMAQGSLEDHLRGKSSTTRILNWIQRLQIAIEAAQGLEYLHSGCKPPIIHRDVKPSNILLNHKGEAKISDFGVSRIFQGDQTHVSTAVVGTMGYLDPDYFFSCKLTEKSDVYSFGVVLLELITGLPAILRNPDRGQLVHWILASGDINAVIDDRMQGEYDANSVSMAAEIAMKCTLPTSIERPTMSEVVMQLKECLALELFSGTTQIHDTSEIRTNCDDSVELSSSTTTTNRRQNDDSELSSAGITTSYYQNESAVSQTAALLHQGCDFSKY
- the LOC103969950 gene encoding probable LRR receptor-like serine/threonine-protein kinase At1g05700 isoform X4 codes for the protein MATKILFFFWCIFAAAILVQGQPAYIDTGENHNISSDYLPNADAVQNTNLRSFSDNTRNCYTLKPVLQGNKYMIRAAFMYGNYDGKNRIPRFNIYIGANLWDTFKFETASAVYGAETMIVASADFISVCLVGIGDGAPFISSLALRFLGGLYSVLNTSNFLFNPVRYDLGSVTNRSIRYPFDHYDRMWTPDNRLPSKSSLLSRNTSSNISSSQDDGFRVPIRVMRTFVTPSNGSNINIPWDMTPDPTIQQHIVLHLAEIQLLRSNESRIFDIFLNEKLWYGAFSPRYLQTDHIFTTEPINQRSNMIRISKAANSTLPPILNAIEVYQVKSFSELATDNGDVDAITDVKKTYHIEKNWIGDPCSTRNYTWEGLGCSYDSSMSRRIVNLSLADYGLSGKIAASFAKLGALIYLNLANNNLSGEIPEALGELHFLQELDLSNNQLKGPVPTLLQIRSENQSLILRIGGNSGLCYGSNSCQSQRKLSVTIIIVIVVIAAAFLLMVAACMWKIRRKQAGSLKPQKEGHSRGHLKDKNELFELKSRQFTFEDLVVITKSFQHAIGKGGFGIVYLGELQDGTQVAVKVNSQSSSQGINEFQAEGELLTRIHHKNLVSLVGYCEDGNYLALVYEYMAQGSLEDHLRGKSSTTRILNWIQRLQIAIEAAQGLEYLHSGCKPPIIHRDVKPSNILLNHKGEAKISDFGVSRIFQGDQTHVSTAVVGTMGYLDPDYFFSCKLTEKSDVYSFGVVLLELITGLPAILRNPDRGQLVHWILASGDINAVIDDRMQGEYDANSVSMAAEIAMKCTLPTSIERPTMSEVVMQLKECLALELFSGTTQIHDTSEIRTNCDDSVELSSSTTTTNRRQNDDSELSSAGITTSYYQNESAVSQTAALLHQGCDFSKY